The following are from one region of the Silene latifolia isolate original U9 population chromosome 9, ASM4854445v1, whole genome shotgun sequence genome:
- the LOC141600399 gene encoding calmodulin, with translation MAEQLTDDQISEFKEAFSLFDKDGDGCITTKELGTVMRSLGQNPTEAELQDMINEVDADGNGTIDFPEFLNLMARKMKDTDSEEELKEAFRVFDKDQNGFISAAELRHVMTNLGEKLTDEEVDEMIREADVDGDGQINYDEFVKVMMAK, from the exons ATGGCGGAACAATTGACAGATGACCAGATCTCTGAGTTTAAGGAGGCCTTTAGCTTGTTCGACAAGGATGGCGATG GCTGCATCACAACCAAGGAGCTTGGAACCGTCATGAGGTCTCTAGGTCAGAACCCAACTGAGGCTGAGCTTCAGGACATGATAAATGAGGTTGATGCTGATGGCAATGGCACCATTGACTTTCCCGAGTTTCTCAACCTGATGGCCCGCAAGATGAAAGATACAGATTCCGAGGAGGAACTGAAGGAGGCTTTCCGAGTTTTTGACAAGGACCAGAATGGGTTCATCTCTGCAGCTGAGCTGCGCCATGTCATGACAAACTTGGGCGAGAAGTTAAcggatgaagaagttgatgagatGATCCGGGAGGCTGATGTCGATGGTGATGGGCAAATCAACTATGATGAGTTTGTTAAAGTGATGATGGCGAAGTGA
- the LOC141600400 gene encoding ubiquitin-conjugating enzyme E2 22-like: MATNENLPPNVIKQLAKELKNLDETPPEGIKVGVNDDDFTTIFADIDGPAGTPYENGVFRMKLILSSDFPYSPPKGYFLTKIFHPNISNAGEICVNTLKKDWNPTLGLRHVLLVIRCLLIEPFPESALNEQAGKMLLEDYEEYARLARLYTGIHAKPKSKPKQGAISESTTALNVDQKNTLAQKGELKNPLANTGAAPTSTATSKGSSGPSNENGAAVGLDAAPPAAFKKEGALKEKKKIDARKKSLKRL, translated from the exons ATG GCTACCAATGAAAATCTTCCACCAAATGTGATCAAGCAGCTCGCGAAAGAATTGAAGAACCTTGATGAAACACCTCCAGAAGGAATTAAAGTGGGTGTTAATGATGATGACTTCACAACCATATTTGCTGATATTGATGGACCAG CTGGGACACCATATGAAAATGGTGTCTTTCGCATGAAGTTGATATTGTCAAGTGATTTCCCCTATTCACCACCTAAAG GTTACTTTCTTACGAAGATTTTCCACCCAAATATATCAAATGCGGGTGAAATTTGTGTGAACACCTTAAAAAAGGATTGGAATCCTACCTTGGGTTTACGCCATGTTCTTTTG GTCATAAGATGTTTACTCATAGAACCCTTTCCAGAGTCAGCTTTGAACGAGCAAGCTGGCAAGATGTTACTCGAAGATTACGAGGAGTATGCAAGACTTGCTAG GCTATACACAGGAATTCATGCTAAGCCCAAATCCAAACCAAAGCAAGGAGCCATATCTGAGTCAACCACCGCCTTGAACGTCGACCAGAAAAATACCTTGGCTCAGAAGGGTGAGTTAAAGAATCCACTTGCAAACACTGGTGCGGCCCCAACATCAACAGCCACCAGCAAAGGATCTAGTGGCCCATCAAACGAGAATGGAGCTGCTGTTGGGCTTGACGCTGCACCGCCTGCAGCATTTAAAAAGGAAGGCGCGTTGAAGGAGAAGAAAAAGATAGATGCAAGAAAGAAAAGCCTGAAAAGATTGTGA